A region from the Thauera humireducens genome encodes:
- a CDS encoding response regulator: MDIDQNLAFVTDDNAINVKVATALMQRLGWRIEAFEGAAPMLDRLQSVRPAVILLDISMPDIGGEEACARIRSNPECKDVRIVAYTAHAMNEDIDRFLADGFDAVLIKPVTVAALTQTIGSPGSH, encoded by the coding sequence ATGGATATCGACCAGAACCTGGCCTTCGTCACCGACGATAACGCAATCAACGTCAAGGTCGCGACTGCGCTCATGCAACGCCTCGGCTGGCGCATCGAGGCGTTCGAAGGCGCTGCCCCGATGCTCGATCGTCTCCAGTCGGTTCGTCCTGCAGTGATCCTGCTGGACATCTCGATGCCGGACATCGGCGGCGAAGAGGCGTGCGCACGAATCCGGAGCAATCCGGAGTGCAAGGATGTCCGTATCGTTGCCTACACGGCACATGCGATGAACGAGGACATCGACCGTTTTCTGGCCGACGGTTTCGATGCGGTGCTGATCAAGCCCGTCACGGTCGCCGCCCTGACCCAAACCATCGGCAGCCCCGGGAGCCATTGA
- a CDS encoding Rossmann-like domain-containing protein — MTFASDLIAELERATAGHPVPRVRALHLPPPEAAASKNGEFCALELDDGALGIAYVLLDDALTRLCAAGDRAGVAGMDALQLAREFVGGATDLRRTLGFAAANALSRSVMDRIGFAPPRATDSIGGIAPQAGDHIGMVGLFSPLLKQVTAAGARLTVVELNPDYAGQYDGYRVTLDAAELESCNKVLSTSTILLNHSVDRMLAHCRNATRIALIGPSAGCLPNPLFARGVRVVGGSWVSDRAGFVDALRSGAAWGGFAYKFALTPENWAVADRHWSGV; from the coding sequence ATGACCTTCGCTTCCGATCTCATCGCCGAACTCGAACGCGCCACGGCCGGCCACCCCGTGCCGCGCGTGCGTGCGCTTCATTTGCCGCCGCCCGAGGCGGCTGCGTCGAAGAATGGCGAGTTCTGTGCGCTGGAACTCGACGACGGCGCGCTCGGCATCGCCTACGTGCTGCTCGACGACGCCCTCACGCGGCTGTGCGCTGCGGGCGATCGGGCGGGCGTGGCCGGCATGGATGCGCTGCAGCTTGCGCGCGAGTTCGTCGGCGGTGCCACCGACCTGCGGCGTACGCTCGGTTTCGCCGCGGCCAACGCGCTGTCGCGCAGCGTCATGGACCGCATCGGCTTTGCGCCGCCGCGGGCCACCGATTCGATCGGCGGCATCGCGCCGCAGGCTGGTGACCACATCGGCATGGTCGGGCTGTTCTCCCCACTGCTGAAGCAGGTCACCGCAGCCGGTGCGCGACTGACGGTGGTGGAGCTGAACCCGGACTACGCCGGACAGTACGACGGCTATCGCGTCACGCTCGACGCGGCCGAGCTCGAAAGCTGCAACAAGGTGCTGTCGACCAGCACCATCCTGCTCAATCACTCGGTTGATCGCATGCTGGCGCACTGTCGCAACGCGACGCGCATCGCGCTCATTGGCCCGAGCGCGGGCTGCCTGCCTAATCCCTTGTTCGCGCGCGGCGTACGTGTCGTGGGCGGCAGCTGGGTGAGCGACCGCGCGGGCTTCGTCGATGCGCTGCGCAGTGGGGCGGCCTGGGGTGGGTTCGCCTACAAGTTCGCCCTTACGCCGGAAAACTGGGCCGTTGCCGATCGGCACTGGTCGGGGGTGTGA
- a CDS encoding DUF3079 domain-containing protein: MAKKFPLHPKHPERICWGCDKYCAADALGCGNGSGRTMHPAEMLGDDWYMHGDWGLDLPEDTPDPSRSADPQANSSR; the protein is encoded by the coding sequence ATGGCCAAGAAGTTCCCCCTCCACCCGAAGCACCCCGAGCGCATCTGCTGGGGTTGCGACAAGTACTGCGCAGCAGACGCCCTCGGGTGCGGCAACGGTTCTGGGCGCACCATGCACCCTGCGGAAATGCTTGGCGACGACTGGTACATGCATGGCGACTGGGGCCTCGACCTTCCCGAGGACACCCCCGACCCCAGCCGGTCCGCCGATCCGCAAGCAAACAGCTCGCGCTAG
- a CDS encoding VWA domain-containing protein, producing the protein MPCLFEPLEARLAVLDALPPALWLGGMTHAGGRLEPRLLALQTWRGLLAQGLNPLDRLAPGPLSDADWPAPVLREALKTCFDHLQLARYCEAHADLADLVLQSLLFHLDLIVDYRDRGAGEAAAARIAIEAFHADWAERCGEIDELAAAFGELGDLFKNTRWDTLRGLLRSREWQDLVRIRRLVERLPELARLIRSLGRAQPVEPAPTDSQHRQSVMMPALALQADAHTQRVPDMPGETRGVHRSDRLARMLPAEAMLLGHPRLRFVWHARRAERTLLCYEDDDRLRERHHHPLPVPRPQPRPAPAPRLAMGPMLVCVDTSGSMQGGAEAVAKAVVLEAVRTAHAQHRPCRVFAFGGEGEVVEMLLALDPSGVAQLARFLGQGFHGGTDICGPIEHALARLQEEDWRLADLLIASDGEFGATPAVAARLQQVRREQGLRVQGVLIGDRETIGLLELSDAIFWVREWRRFGPAAEAGRYGEGGEGGEGGGSPVHSSRLTADYFPGALRTPDNLARTQPPETAAAAVRAGRHRDAAS; encoded by the coding sequence ATGCCCTGCCTGTTCGAGCCCCTCGAAGCCCGGCTGGCGGTGCTCGACGCCTTGCCCCCCGCCCTGTGGCTCGGCGGCATGACGCACGCAGGTGGGCGGCTGGAACCCCGCTTGCTGGCCCTGCAGACGTGGCGCGGACTGCTGGCGCAGGGCCTGAATCCACTTGATCGCCTTGCACCGGGGCCGTTGTCCGACGCGGACTGGCCCGCGCCTGTGCTACGCGAAGCATTGAAGACCTGCTTCGACCACCTGCAGCTGGCGCGCTACTGCGAGGCGCATGCCGATCTCGCCGATCTGGTGCTGCAGAGCTTGCTGTTCCATCTCGACCTCATTGTCGATTACCGCGATCGCGGTGCAGGCGAGGCCGCGGCAGCGCGCATCGCGATCGAGGCCTTCCATGCCGACTGGGCCGAGCGGTGCGGCGAGATCGACGAGCTCGCCGCGGCCTTCGGTGAGCTGGGCGACCTGTTCAAGAACACGCGCTGGGATACCTTGCGCGGCCTGCTGCGCAGCCGCGAGTGGCAGGACCTGGTGCGCATCCGCAGGCTCGTCGAGAGATTGCCCGAGCTGGCACGACTCATCCGCAGCCTTGGGCGGGCTCAGCCGGTCGAACCGGCGCCGACCGACAGCCAGCACAGGCAAAGCGTCATGATGCCGGCGCTGGCGCTGCAGGCCGACGCGCATACGCAGCGCGTACCCGACATGCCGGGGGAGACACGCGGCGTGCATCGTTCCGATCGTCTGGCGCGCATGCTGCCGGCAGAGGCCATGTTGCTCGGCCATCCCCGCCTGCGCTTCGTCTGGCATGCCCGTCGCGCCGAACGTACGCTGCTGTGCTATGAAGACGACGACCGTCTGCGCGAGCGGCATCACCACCCTCTGCCGGTGCCGCGCCCACAGCCGCGTCCGGCGCCGGCCCCGCGGCTTGCGATGGGACCGATGCTGGTCTGCGTCGATACCTCGGGATCGATGCAGGGTGGCGCCGAGGCGGTGGCCAAGGCCGTGGTGCTGGAGGCGGTGCGCACCGCCCACGCGCAGCACCGGCCCTGTCGCGTCTTCGCGTTTGGCGGTGAGGGCGAGGTGGTCGAGATGTTGCTGGCGCTCGATCCCTCCGGTGTCGCACAGCTCGCGCGCTTTCTCGGTCAGGGCTTCCACGGCGGCACCGACATCTGCGGCCCGATCGAGCACGCCCTCGCGCGGCTGCAGGAAGAGGACTGGCGACTGGCCGACCTGCTGATCGCCTCCGACGGTGAATTCGGCGCCACCCCCGCGGTGGCGGCGCGCCTGCAGCAGGTGCGCCGTGAACAGGGGCTCCGCGTGCAGGGGGTGTTGATCGGCGACCGCGAAACCATCGGCCTGCTCGAGCTGAGCGACGCGATCTTCTGGGTGCGCGAATGGCGCCGCTTCGGCCCGGCGGCTGAGGCTGGCCGCTACGGAGAGGGGGGCGAGGGCGGCGAGGGCGGCGGCTCGCCCGTGCATTCGAGCAGGCTGACGGCCGACTACTTTCCCGGTGCGCTGCGCACGCCGGACAATCTCGCCCGCACGCAGCCGCCCGAAACCGCTGCTGCTGCGGTGCGTGCCGGTCGGCATCGCGACGCGGCGTCGTGA
- a CDS encoding DUF1992 domain-containing protein, which produces MPSIYDILAEQRIADALRRGEFDNLPGAGKPLVLDDELFVSPEQRMANKVLRNAGFSPPEVGLRKEIAKLRAEIGELEDGERRSALRRRLAMLIVQLGEIARSGH; this is translated from the coding sequence ATGCCGTCCATCTACGACATCCTGGCCGAACAGCGCATCGCCGATGCGCTGCGTCGCGGCGAGTTCGACAATCTGCCGGGCGCGGGCAAGCCCCTGGTGCTCGACGACGAGCTCTTCGTGTCGCCCGAGCAGCGCATGGCGAACAAGGTCTTGCGCAATGCAGGCTTCAGTCCGCCCGAGGTCGGCCTGCGCAAGGAGATCGCGAAGTTGCGCGCCGAGATTGGCGAACTCGAGGACGGCGAACGGCGCAGCGCCCTGCGGCGCCGGCTGGCGATGCTGATCGTGCAACTGGGCGAGATTGCGCGCAGCGGGCACTGA
- a CDS encoding YdgA family protein, with translation MSRPTKIATALVAIALIYPAATWFSGQRIQAVLDEHYADMKSHPSLKVSERTYERGVFSSTEKVSFEMAMPVAAEDGTVQAGEPLRMTISSRIQHGPVPGFETLAAAMLDSEVVLEGEVGAALRKSLGGKAPLVARTVVKFDGGGHSAMTSPAFELAVPDGTGQALRIGFSGLKADIDFSAGMRSYTMKGTADGLSMEDPDMLIELSGLVFDADQHRLFDDEAWLYAGKQRATVASMKAEAKEEGELGDTRFELELLSYDIDMPGKGEYLDIKALMGTEVLRVADVDYGPAHYDFSIRHLHGRTLMDLYRKLLEISGDPAQLAQQTEDPAALFAPLAGPAMTLLAHDPEFSIDRISFTSPHGTAALSAEVSLKGVQPDELSNPLMLLAKLRASADLSVPQGLLLAFASNEAEDPEEADFAAAQLQQQLELLEAQGYLQRQGDQVKTSAAFSQGQLTVNGRPFNPLAMGGR, from the coding sequence ATGAGCCGTCCTACCAAGATTGCGACCGCGCTGGTCGCGATCGCGCTGATCTACCCCGCCGCCACGTGGTTTTCCGGCCAACGCATCCAGGCGGTCCTGGACGAGCACTATGCGGACATGAAGTCGCACCCTTCGCTGAAGGTCAGCGAGCGGACCTATGAACGCGGTGTGTTCAGCAGCACCGAGAAGGTCAGCTTTGAAATGGCGATGCCGGTGGCGGCCGAGGACGGCACGGTGCAGGCGGGCGAGCCGCTGCGCATGACCATCAGCAGCCGCATCCAGCATGGTCCCGTGCCCGGTTTCGAAACGCTTGCCGCAGCCATGCTCGACAGCGAAGTCGTGCTGGAAGGCGAGGTCGGCGCTGCGCTGCGCAAGTCGCTGGGCGGCAAGGCGCCGCTCGTGGCGCGCACCGTGGTGAAGTTCGACGGCGGCGGACATTCGGCGATGACCAGCCCCGCCTTCGAGCTTGCCGTCCCCGACGGCACGGGCCAGGCCTTGCGCATCGGCTTCAGCGGCCTCAAGGCCGACATCGATTTCAGCGCCGGGATGCGCAGCTACACGATGAAGGGGACGGCAGACGGCCTGTCGATGGAAGACCCCGACATGCTGATAGAACTGTCGGGGCTGGTGTTCGACGCGGACCAGCATCGTCTGTTCGACGACGAAGCCTGGCTGTATGCCGGCAAGCAGCGCGCGACGGTGGCTTCGATGAAGGCCGAGGCGAAGGAGGAGGGCGAGCTCGGCGACACCCGTTTCGAGCTGGAGCTCCTGAGCTACGACATCGATATGCCGGGCAAAGGCGAGTACCTCGACATCAAGGCACTGATGGGCACCGAAGTGCTGCGCGTGGCGGACGTCGACTACGGCCCCGCACACTACGACTTCTCGATCAGGCACCTGCATGGGCGCACGCTGATGGATCTGTATCGCAAGCTGCTGGAGATCAGCGGCGATCCTGCCCAGCTCGCCCAGCAGACCGAGGACCCGGCAGCGCTGTTCGCGCCCCTTGCCGGACCCGCGATGACGCTGCTGGCCCACGACCCCGAGTTCAGCATCGACCGCATCAGCTTCACCAGCCCCCACGGCACGGCGGCCCTGTCGGCTGAAGTCAGTCTCAAGGGCGTCCAGCCCGACGAGCTGAGCAATCCGCTGATGCTGCTCGCCAAGCTGCGCGCCTCCGCCGACCTTTCGGTGCCGCAAGGCCTGCTCCTGGCGTTCGCCAGCAACGAGGCAGAAGACCCGGAAGAGGCCGACTTCGCGGCCGCCCAGCTGCAGCAGCAGCTCGAGCTGCTGGAAGCCCAGGGCTATCTCCAGCGTCAGGGCGATCAGGTCAAGACCAGCGCGGCGTTCTCCCAGGGACAGCTGACGGTGAATGGCCGGCCGTTCAATCCGCTGGCGATGGGCGGGCGCTGA
- a CDS encoding response regulator: MARNADSTREFISTAQAARQLGLSLGAVQQMVESGTLAGWKTAGGHRRIRQDSVDALLARSQHTGSARPRNNGAKLRVVVVEDDSLLQQVYRETFGEWTMDIELCVFDHGLDALVEVGREPPDLLIADLRMPGLDGFEMIRRLRENPLASEVAIVVVSALSAEEIAAEGGLPEDVTAYRKPVPFHELHGYMQALVAQRRRTRTTG, from the coding sequence ATGGCGCGCAACGCTGACTCCACACGCGAATTCATCAGCACCGCTCAGGCCGCCCGCCAGCTCGGACTTTCGCTCGGAGCGGTCCAGCAGATGGTCGAGAGCGGAACCCTGGCAGGCTGGAAGACGGCCGGCGGCCACCGCCGCATCCGTCAGGACTCGGTCGATGCGCTCCTCGCCCGCAGCCAGCATACGGGCAGCGCCCGTCCGCGCAACAACGGCGCCAAGCTCCGGGTGGTGGTGGTCGAAGACGACAGCCTGCTGCAGCAGGTGTACCGCGAAACCTTCGGCGAATGGACGATGGATATCGAGTTGTGCGTGTTTGATCACGGCCTCGACGCCCTCGTTGAAGTCGGCCGCGAGCCGCCCGATCTGCTCATCGCAGACCTGCGCATGCCCGGCCTCGATGGCTTCGAGATGATCCGGCGCCTGCGCGAGAACCCGCTCGCCAGCGAAGTCGCCATCGTCGTGGTATCTGCCCTCAGCGCTGAAGAGATCGCGGCCGAAGGTGGCCTCCCCGAGGACGTCACCGCGTATCGCAAGCCTGTCCCCTTCCACGAACTCCACGGCTACATGCAAGCGCTGGTGGCGCAGCGCCGGCGCACCCGCACGACCGGCTGA
- a CDS encoding methyl-accepting chemotaxis protein, giving the protein MKIRHQLVSLLVVTIVALIGLSVLSFLQLKRTAELTRDLTDRAIPALAAANELRSRVVLYNETTVSAFRAPDLFSTAELRERLQSGHAQIAQSVSEQLDYTSDPTQLGLISQIRESLQHYVEAGEQALAFVGGDQVELAQAVISGNAEPHIREIEQVLETLLVEKGRSRDEAVRALETAQKDARTLMGIALAVTVLLLLILGVRLYRRIVGPLRVMEAKMHAIATDLDFTQRVPVGRDDELGQSVRTFNMLMEAVSAALGEMAAVIRDNEVIAHEMQRSATEVSRIADEGKGSTVEIRGAARAVHDQIEQIETATNTAGELAASSRERAMTSSEAIGRTVEDINALAASVGAAADRVYAMESVGASISTLVGEIRDIADQTNLLALNAAIEAARAGESGRGFAVVADEVRKLAERVTSATRAITEQVSAINTTSAESTTLIRRVEADLRRNIALAAQAKSAMDEVRTSSLKVTAVVGDIGGQVQAGYLSGSDILRRSDTIAGLMAEAVDTAATTSALADNMRQMSARMLSIVHRFRVGLPG; this is encoded by the coding sequence ATGAAGATCCGACACCAACTGGTGAGCTTGCTCGTTGTCACCATCGTCGCCCTGATCGGGCTTTCCGTGCTTTCCTTTCTGCAGCTCAAGCGCACCGCTGAGCTGACGCGGGATCTGACCGATCGCGCCATTCCTGCGTTGGCTGCCGCCAATGAGCTGCGGTCGAGGGTCGTCCTCTACAACGAGACGACCGTCTCGGCCTTTCGTGCGCCGGACCTGTTCTCGACCGCCGAACTGCGTGAGCGTCTGCAGTCAGGGCATGCCCAGATTGCGCAGAGCGTCTCCGAGCAGCTGGACTACACGTCCGACCCGACGCAGCTCGGGCTCATCAGCCAGATTCGGGAGAGCCTGCAGCACTACGTCGAGGCTGGAGAACAGGCGCTCGCGTTCGTGGGCGGCGATCAGGTCGAGCTGGCGCAGGCGGTGATATCCGGCAATGCCGAGCCCCACATCCGGGAGATCGAGCAAGTGCTCGAGACGCTGCTCGTGGAGAAGGGGCGGTCGCGCGACGAGGCTGTGCGGGCGCTGGAGACGGCGCAGAAGGATGCGCGGACACTGATGGGCATTGCGCTTGCCGTCACGGTGCTGTTGCTGCTCATCCTCGGTGTTCGCCTGTACCGGCGGATCGTGGGGCCCTTGCGGGTGATGGAGGCCAAGATGCATGCCATCGCGACGGACCTGGATTTCACGCAGCGCGTTCCGGTCGGTCGCGATGACGAGCTTGGGCAGTCCGTTCGCACCTTCAACATGCTCATGGAGGCCGTGAGCGCGGCGCTCGGCGAGATGGCGGCCGTCATTCGCGACAACGAGGTCATCGCGCACGAAATGCAGCGCTCGGCGACGGAGGTGTCCCGTATCGCCGACGAGGGCAAGGGCTCGACCGTGGAGATCCGCGGCGCGGCGCGGGCGGTGCATGATCAGATCGAACAGATCGAAACGGCGACGAATACCGCGGGTGAGCTTGCTGCATCGTCCCGCGAACGCGCCATGACGAGCAGTGAGGCGATCGGCCGCACGGTCGAGGACATCAATGCGCTCGCAGCGAGCGTGGGGGCTGCGGCGGATCGCGTCTATGCGATGGAGTCGGTGGGCGCGAGCATCTCGACGCTGGTGGGCGAAATCCGGGACATTGCCGACCAGACGAACCTCCTCGCACTCAACGCCGCCATCGAAGCCGCCCGGGCTGGCGAATCCGGTCGCGGCTTCGCCGTCGTCGCCGACGAAGTGCGCAAGCTGGCTGAACGCGTCACGTCGGCCACACGCGCGATCACCGAGCAGGTATCCGCCATCAATACCACGTCAGCGGAGTCGACGACCCTGATACGGCGCGTCGAGGCGGATCTGCGGCGCAACATCGCGCTTGCCGCTCAGGCCAAGTCCGCGATGGACGAGGTGCGGACGTCGTCGCTCAAGGTCACGGCGGTGGTGGGTGACATCGGCGGCCAGGTTCAGGCTGGCTATCTCTCCGGCAGCGACATCCTGAGGCGCTCCGACACCATCGCAGGGCTGATGGCCGAGGCAGTCGATACGGCCGCAACCACCAGCGCGCTGGCCGACAACATGCGCCAGATGTCGGCCCGGATGCTGTCGATCGTGCACAGGTTCAGGGTCGGCTTGCCTGGTTGA
- a CDS encoding AAA family ATPase has protein sequence MASEAVVPAHDWPARLSPILVALEAGLVERRLPLRLALLAALSGEHTLLIGPPGTAKSVLARRVHLAFRDARYFERLLTRFTVPEELFGPLSIRALEEDRYERHTAGFLPDATVAFIDEVFKANSAILNALLTLLNEREFDNGAGRQHCPLVSVIGATNAVPEDEVAEAFFDRFLVRLSVGPVSAGGFERLMLDAASVPFGEAGVAMPAALSAAERAALSQAALQVALPDEVLSHLGALRTWQAERGNYVSDRRWVKLGHLLRTAAACEGRDSVSAWDLALAPYCVAADASEQGEIAAWLAARLGVRAVWSPPRLTRIVEAFEAQLSAERAANDLDYDEAGRLRFSAIGQAQEQAEALAGAIGDAKGGAGALRMSYSRQRRYGPLHIGARTRQIDELLERIARYQRELAAQRAALADWRAGSLWAPPRFAEQAQTVLEGVAAALGALQVRASEARAGFESLPRLAEGAGSAPEPVAHEPFVD, from the coding sequence ATGGCGTCCGAGGCCGTCGTACCTGCCCACGACTGGCCGGCACGCCTGTCGCCGATTCTCGTCGCGCTGGAAGCGGGGCTCGTCGAGCGCCGACTGCCGCTCCGACTGGCCTTGCTTGCGGCACTGAGCGGCGAGCACACCCTGCTGATCGGTCCGCCGGGCACGGCCAAGAGCGTACTCGCCCGCCGCGTGCATCTGGCGTTTCGTGACGCCCGCTATTTCGAGCGCCTGTTGACGCGCTTCACCGTGCCCGAAGAGCTGTTCGGCCCCTTGTCCATCCGTGCGCTGGAGGAGGATCGCTATGAGCGTCACACCGCGGGTTTCCTGCCCGATGCCACGGTGGCTTTCATCGACGAGGTGTTCAAGGCCAACAGCGCCATCCTCAACGCCCTGCTGACGCTGCTCAACGAGCGAGAGTTCGACAACGGCGCGGGTCGCCAGCATTGTCCGTTGGTGAGTGTCATCGGCGCCACCAACGCCGTGCCCGAGGACGAAGTGGCGGAAGCCTTCTTCGACCGTTTCCTCGTGCGCCTGAGCGTGGGGCCGGTGAGCGCGGGCGGCTTCGAGCGTCTGATGCTCGACGCGGCCTCAGTCCCCTTTGGTGAGGCAGGCGTCGCCATGCCTGCGGCCTTGTCGGCTGCCGAGCGTGCCGCCTTGTCGCAGGCTGCGCTGCAGGTCGCCTTGCCGGACGAGGTGCTGAGCCACCTCGGTGCCTTGCGGACCTGGCAGGCGGAGCGGGGGAATTACGTTTCCGATCGGCGCTGGGTCAAGCTCGGGCACTTGCTGCGCACTGCAGCAGCCTGCGAGGGGCGCGACAGTGTTTCGGCGTGGGATCTTGCCTTGGCACCGTATTGCGTGGCGGCCGATGCGAGCGAGCAGGGCGAGATCGCAGCGTGGCTGGCGGCGCGCCTGGGCGTGCGGGCGGTCTGGTCGCCACCGCGATTGACTCGCATCGTCGAGGCGTTCGAAGCCCAGCTGAGCGCCGAGCGTGCGGCCAACGACCTCGACTACGACGAGGCTGGCCGGCTGCGTTTCTCCGCGATCGGGCAGGCGCAGGAGCAGGCCGAGGCGCTTGCGGGTGCGATTGGCGATGCCAAGGGCGGGGCGGGCGCGCTGCGCATGAGCTATTCGCGCCAGCGCCGCTACGGCCCATTGCACATCGGCGCACGCACGCGCCAGATCGACGAACTGCTTGAACGCATCGCCCGGTACCAGCGTGAGCTGGCGGCCCAGCGCGCGGCGCTGGCGGACTGGAGGGCCGGCAGCCTGTGGGCGCCGCCGCGCTTCGCCGAGCAGGCGCAGACGGTGCTGGAAGGTGTGGCCGCTGCGCTCGGTGCACTCCAGGTCCGCGCGAGCGAGGCCCGCGCCGGGTTCGAGTCGCTTCCCCGTCTTGCGGAAGGGGCAGGAAGCGCACCGGAGCCGGTCGCGCACGAACCGTTCGTCGACTGA
- a CDS encoding Hpt domain-containing protein, translating to MPEGSYTHFDPRALLHDLFDNKAVVVSVLGAFADWHDGAQADLQAAASAGDALALARVTHTVRGTLAQLHAANAVEIAQRIESRCKQAGSAYRPTEADVGPLKHELKAVLAEVKTYLAD from the coding sequence ATGCCGGAAGGAAGCTACACGCACTTCGACCCTCGGGCCCTGCTTCACGACCTGTTCGACAACAAGGCCGTCGTCGTCAGCGTGCTTGGCGCGTTCGCGGATTGGCATGATGGTGCGCAGGCCGACCTTCAGGCCGCGGCGTCAGCCGGCGATGCGCTGGCGCTGGCCCGGGTGACGCACACCGTGCGCGGTACGCTGGCCCAGCTCCATGCCGCCAACGCCGTCGAGATCGCGCAGCGCATCGAATCGCGCTGCAAGCAGGCCGGTTCCGCCTATCGCCCGACCGAAGCGGATGTCGGCCCGCTAAAACATGAACTGAAGGCCGTGCTGGCCGAAGTCAAGACCTACTTGGCCGATTGA
- a CDS encoding flagellar basal body-associated FliL family protein encodes MSDRILTAVVASLVLVLLLLIYGIATLGSNTADSDRVLPERHHARIGQVVFRSEGGMTRINPAVACATRDACELVDRIAAEVKDGIQALGGAHPVHALETTEGKLQLQSALTAHVQQLVQRNTGNPSDIVTVFFDEIISTTVD; translated from the coding sequence ATGTCGGACAGGATCCTCACCGCAGTCGTCGCCAGTCTCGTGCTGGTCTTGCTGCTGCTCATCTACGGCATCGCCACGCTGGGCTCGAACACGGCGGACAGCGACCGCGTGCTGCCCGAACGCCACCATGCCCGCATTGGGCAGGTCGTATTCCGTTCCGAAGGTGGAATGACGCGCATCAATCCCGCCGTTGCGTGCGCCACGCGCGACGCGTGCGAGCTGGTTGACCGGATCGCCGCAGAGGTCAAGGACGGCATCCAGGCGCTCGGCGGGGCGCACCCGGTTCACGCGCTCGAGACGACCGAAGGCAAGCTGCAGCTGCAATCCGCGCTCACGGCCCATGTCCAGCAGCTTGTGCAACGGAACACCGGCAATCCGTCCGACATCGTGACGGTGTTCTTCGACGAGATCATCTCGACGACGGTCGATTGA
- a CDS encoding DUF2237 family protein encodes MNTSKNVLGGPLLACSYAPLTGFYRTGCCETGPEDAGRHVVCVRVSEAFLAFSRSAGNDLSTPRPEYRFAGLKPGDRWCLCALRWKEAWEAGVAPPVVLEATHESALRIVDLDTLKAHAFGTAAGSRD; translated from the coding sequence ATGAACACATCGAAGAACGTTCTGGGTGGGCCATTGCTGGCCTGCAGTTACGCCCCGCTAACCGGGTTCTACCGGACAGGATGTTGCGAGACGGGGCCGGAGGATGCCGGCCGTCACGTCGTCTGCGTGCGGGTTAGTGAAGCGTTTCTGGCTTTCTCGCGCAGTGCCGGCAACGACTTGTCGACGCCTCGGCCCGAGTACCGCTTTGCCGGCCTGAAGCCGGGTGACCGCTGGTGCCTGTGCGCGCTGCGCTGGAAGGAAGCATGGGAGGCGGGGGTTGCGCCGCCGGTCGTGCTCGAGGCCACGCACGAGTCGGCCCTGCGTATCGTCGATCTCGACACCCTCAAGGCGCACGCCTTCGGCACTGCGGCGGGCTCGCGGGACTGA